ACATCACTGTCGCCGATGGAGCCAGTCCTCCTTCGAGAATTTCGTCCCAGCCGATCATCGATTTTCCATGAGCAAGGATTATCTTTTCGATACGGTGAATGAAATAGCTTTGCAGTTCGTGGGCATCTTTCAAGTTTTCGTCTTTGATTCTTTTCTGGCATTTGGGGCATTCGTTCCATCTTACTTTGGGGCATTCGTCACCGCCGATATGGAAGAATTTGCCGGGAAACAGAGGAATGACTTCTTCGAGAATGTCTTGTAAGAATTCAAAAGTTTTGTCATTCCCGGCGCAATATACGTTGTCTTCCACGCCCCATTTGTTGCGTAGTTCAAACGGGCCTCCTGTACATGAATATTCGGGGTATGCGGTCAAAGCGGCAAGTGCATGTCCGGGAAGTTCTACTTCGGGGATAACGGTAATGTACCGCTCTGCTGCGTAAGCAACGACTTCTTTGATTTGTTCCTGTGTGTAGAAGCCCCGATGTATGCTTCCATCGGCGTTCCGGCGTACAGAGCCAACCTCGGCGAGACGGGGATATTTTTTTATTTCTATGGTCCACAGATGGTCGTCGGTCAAGTGCCAATGGAAATAATTCATTTTGAACATGGCCATGATGTCGAGTTGTTTTTTTACAAATTCCACGTCGTGGAAGTGGCGACATACGTCGAGCATCATACCTCGGTATCCATAGGCGGGTTCATCTTTGATTTCCACACAAGGGATTTCCCATGCTACGTTATCGATAATCGTTTCGCTCTCGATTTGGGGAGGAAGCAACTGCATAACCGATTGCATGCCATAAAAGACTCCTTGCGGAGTTTTGGCTTTGACAATTACCTTTTTGGGGGTTACGGTCAGTTGGTAGCCTTCGTTCCCTATTTTTAGCGACTTGTCTATTTGCAGACTGATAGTGTTTGAGCTCCCGCTGTTTTTTATATTTAGATTGTATCCTGTGGAGTATAGGATTTTTGACTGGAAATAGGCAGCTACTTTTTTTAAATCAGCTCTTTGGGTTTTCCCAATGGCAAAAGAGGTTTTGGAATTTAAAGTAAAATGTCCGTTTTTCTGAACCAAACTTTGGGGAGTGGGAGTGATGTCCAAATGGTTGTCTTGACCCATGATTACAGAACTCGATAGGACGAGAAGACAAATCCATAGGCAAGAAATAGAAAGTGCTCTTTTCATTATAAATAATTTTTATGAGATGAATAATAGGGTCGTTAGTTTTCTCCGTAGTTTACAGTAATGTTGATTACATTCATGTTATTTACTTCTATTTCGACAGTTTGGTATCCCGATTTTTTGAAGATGAGATATTCGTGATTGCCGGTAGTGAATTTGAACTGACCTTTTGCGTCGGTAACAGCAATGGTTTTTCCGGTGCTTTTTTCAATAATCTGCATATCGGGAACGAGGGTCGCCTGCACGTCACGCACTTCTCCTTTCACTTCCATTTGGCGGGAACTTTTTTTGTTTTTAGGTTTTACGATTTCGTCATTCCCGATCGTCGATGGTTCTCCCGCCACGATAGTTTTCGACAAAATGATATTATTCGATGCTTGTCCTACTTCCAAAATGAACTCGCCGGCTTCGACGAAGCGTTGGTTTTTCTCGTCGACCAAATAGAGATCGGAGATGGGTACTTGAAGTTGTACGGTGCGGGTTTCACCGGGCGCTAATTCTATTTTTTTGAAGTCGCGCAGTTGTTTTACCGGTGTCACATAGGTACTGGCTTTGTCTCGGACATATAATTGAACTACTTCTTTACCGGTGTATTTCCCCGTATTTTTTACTTCTACTGTGGCGTGTATCGTGTCGTTCAATTCGTATTTGTCTTTGTCGGTGGAGAGATTCTTATAAACGAACGAGGTGTAGGAAAGTCCGTATCCGAAACTATATAGAGCCGAAGGAGCCGAGAAAACATAGTCCCGTCCGGGTGAGTCGTAGCTTCCGGGGTTTTTGTAGAATCCACGGTCGGACGGCAGATAGTTGTAGTAGACAGGCAAATGTCCGGTGCTGCGAGGGAAAGAGAAAGTGAGTCTTCCCGAAGGAACGACTTCTCCGAATAGGATATCGGCAATGGAGTTTCCGGCTTGTTCACCGGCATACCATTGGACGAGTATAGCGGGCAAATTGTTCTTTTCCCATTCTATGACAAAAGGTTTTCCTGTTACCAATACAAGTATGACGGGAGTGCCGGTTCGATATACTTCGCGTATTAGTTGCGATTGCGCTCCGGTGAGGTTCAAATCGTTCAGGTCGAACCCTTCTCCGCAAGTGGAGCTTTTGTAGTCACGAGCCAAAGCGGCGCTGGCGCTACCGCCGAAAATTACGGCTACTTCGCTGTTTTTGGCGGCTTCGACCGCTTCGGCTATTCCCGATGTGTCCAATGATGTGAGACTGCAACCTTTGGCGTAGTGTATGGCGGTGTTTTTGTTTACCCGGTTCTTGATACCTTGTAGCGGGGTGACACCGTCTTTGTTGTTGCGGCTCCAAGTGTAATCTCCGAATTGGACTTGGTCGGCATTGGGCCCGATAATGGCGATCGATTTCAGGCTTTTGGCATCGAGCGGCAGTAGCTGGTTTTCGTTTTTCAGCAGGACGGTTGATTCGTCGGCAATCGTTTTGGCGAGTTTGACGCTTTCTGGGGAGTGTCGTTTACGGTTTTTGAAGGTTTTGCCGTAAGGGTCTTCAAAGAGTCCCATAGCGAATTTTGCGAATAAAACCCGGCGGACGGCCGTGTCGAGAATTTTTTCATCGAACTGGCCTTTTTCGATCAATCCTTTCAGGAAGGGATAGCATTTGCTCGATGCCTCGGCATCGAGCCCGGCGGAAATGGCTTGAATGGCGGCCTCAGAGGAGTTGCGGGCTGTGAAATGCAACGTTTTGAGCATTTCGATAGCACCCCAGTCGGAATATACATATCCTTTGAAGCCCCATTCGTCACGAAGTATATCGGTAAGCAGATAATGTGATGCTGAGTTGGGTATATGGTTCCAAGAGTTATAGGTCGACATGACTGCCAATATTCC
The sequence above is drawn from the Barnesiella intestinihominis YIT 11860 genome and encodes:
- a CDS encoding family 20 glycosylhydrolase; the encoded protein is MKRALSISCLWICLLVLSSSVIMGQDNHLDITPTPQSLVQKNGHFTLNSKTSFAIGKTQRADLKKVAAYFQSKILYSTGYNLNIKNSGSSNTISLQIDKSLKIGNEGYQLTVTPKKVIVKAKTPQGVFYGMQSVMQLLPPQIESETIIDNVAWEIPCVEIKDEPAYGYRGMMLDVCRHFHDVEFVKKQLDIMAMFKMNYFHWHLTDDHLWTIEIKKYPRLAEVGSVRRNADGSIHRGFYTQEQIKEVVAYAAERYITVIPEVELPGHALAALTAYPEYSCTGGPFELRNKWGVEDNVYCAGNDKTFEFLQDILEEVIPLFPGKFFHIGGDECPKVRWNECPKCQKRIKDENLKDAHELQSYFIHRIEKIILAHGKSMIGWDEILEGGLAPSATVMSWRGEEGGIAAASMGHDVIMTPSKWMYIDHGQGAVETEPIAIRFGLPLEKTYSYDPKSPKIPENLRHHVLGAQCNMWTEYAVTPEYTEYLLYPRMLALAELDWTPKEKKDYNSFTRRLDNQLIRLDMHHINYHIPMPEGPMADRIAYTENTTLTFHNSRNYPMVYTTDGSDPQTSSTKYEKPLYFNKDVTVKIATMLPSGKLSPVRSIKVVHEKLMPATEKSTQPGIELRRTEGNLYFVKDLDGAHWSVPKIVKDFEFKPDIEDKGAYCYTGYFEVPADGIYYFSSEMDELRIDGKVIISNDGKLIRHSRTRNSIALQKGKHAFQLLMINNNIGGYLRTWNNKGFILAPEGNELELPKPEKLTH
- a CDS encoding glycoside hydrolase family 3 C-terminal domain-containing protein, with amino-acid sequence MRHKIFIAFLSLLTATSTLDMAKAQSLPYKNKNLPIEERVEDLLNRMTVDEKIAQIRHIHSSKIFNGQELDMKKLTDWAGNTSWGFVEGFPLTGDNCAKSMYLIQKYMVEKTRLGIPIFTVAESLHGAVHDGATIYPQNIALGSTFNPELARKKTQMISDDLHSMGFRQVLSPCIDVVRDLRWGRVEESYGEDPYLCGLFGIEEVSGYLENGISPMLKHYGPHGNPLSGLNLASVECGLRDLHEIYLKPFEMVVKNTGILAVMSTYNSWNHIPNSASHYLLTDILRDEWGFKGYVYSDWGAIEMLKTLHFTARNSSEAAIQAISAGLDAEASSKCYPFLKGLIEKGQFDEKILDTAVRRVLFAKFAMGLFEDPYGKTFKNRKRHSPESVKLAKTIADESTVLLKNENQLLPLDAKSLKSIAIIGPNADQVQFGDYTWSRNNKDGVTPLQGIKNRVNKNTAIHYAKGCSLTSLDTSGIAEAVEAAKNSEVAVIFGGSASAALARDYKSSTCGEGFDLNDLNLTGAQSQLIREVYRTGTPVILVLVTGKPFVIEWEKNNLPAILVQWYAGEQAGNSIADILFGEVVPSGRLTFSFPRSTGHLPVYYNYLPSDRGFYKNPGSYDSPGRDYVFSAPSALYSFGYGLSYTSFVYKNLSTDKDKYELNDTIHATVEVKNTGKYTGKEVVQLYVRDKASTYVTPVKQLRDFKKIELAPGETRTVQLQVPISDLYLVDEKNQRFVEAGEFILEVGQASNNIILSKTIVAGEPSTIGNDEIVKPKNKKSSRQMEVKGEVRDVQATLVPDMQIIEKSTGKTIAVTDAKGQFKFTTGNHEYLIFKKSGYQTVEIEVNNMNVINITVNYGEN